CTAACATTCTTCCCCACAGACGTCTTGGGGCTCACCCTGATGGGGAGAACAAAGCGCCGTGGAAACGACTTCGGGAGTAAGTTGTAGGTCTGCCAAGATAAGAAAAAAGTCATTGCATAGAGAGAAAAAACCACACTCTGCTGTCATGCCCCGGGGATGGGGAGCAAGAACCAAGATAATTTCTCTGCCCCCCTGTCTGGGTTCCTTCCCCTCCAAATTCCACCTGTGTCTAGGACTGGAGAGCAACTGTCCCAACACCCCTGGAAGATACCAAGCCACAGAGAGCTGGTCTAGAATATGGTGCTCCGTTTAGGGGCCCACAATGGGGAGTGCAGAGCAGTGGTACCTGATCAAGGGCTTCCCCTGCCTTGTGGAGGTTCTGCAGGCGGTAAATGTCAAAAACGCTGCCATCGTCGTAACAGCAGAGATCCAGGACAATGCATCCCTGATCCTCAAAGGCATTGATTTGATGGAAAAAGCAGAAGGGCTTGCTATGATACAGCAAAGGCAAGGCCTGCGACAAGAGCCGAAGACACAGGAGCGTGAATTCCTGCCTTTGGTGACACCCAAAGACCACTCCTCGGAACAGCTTCTTAAAAATCTTCCCTTACTTACAGTATCAGAGTGAGGCTTGAAAGGATTTTAACAGATGGGCAAAGCAAAGAAGTTTACAGGTGAGCCCTTGTACCGCctaatctgatgccctccaaagATCTCAGGACCGCGACTCCCACAATTCTCAGCCACCCCAGGCAatagaggaattctgggagctgccgCCCCAACATAATTTGGGGAAACTCTGGTTTGCTCCGTGGCTTCCTTCTGCCACCCAGGATGAGAGCAGCAAGAGTCTAGTGTGCCAGGCCCTGCGGACCCCAGAGCAGGCGTTGCAGGAAGTCACCAGATCCAGCCAAGCAGGAGACTCACCTGCCCCGTGTGCTTGTTCACGACATGAAAGCGGGTGTTTTGCTGAGGCTCCCAACCCATTCCCTCCAGAAAGGATCTCCCAAAACACTTGGCTGTAATAATCTTCCACAGGTTTATTTTGAAGGGCTGCTCAATAAAAATCACATAGTTTTCACTCATTCCTAGAAACAGAAGACAAGACTTGGGCCACTTCTTTTCATGAAGACcctatttcttttttccatctgATTAGCTGTGCTGCTCTAACAACAGGGTTGACTTATCCTTCTGCCTGCTGGCTTCATCCTGTGTTACCAAAACAATTTCAGATTATCCAATGTAATGGCCAGTAATTTCAAATTATCCAATTTAACAGTCTGTGAATCGAATTTATTCCCTTGGGGTGCTTCTACGCTACCTACTTAGGAATTGCCATGCTTCATTTACACAATCCCCTTTCTAGCTTCCAATGGAAGGCCAACGATTGGGCACAGCTAGGAGCCAACAATTTTTGTTCAACTTCATAGTCTTACTGACATTGTTTTTAAAGCACATCTCAGGGTATGATTTCAATTCCAATTTATTATGGCCATCAGCTAGCAAAAGATATTACATTGTTTTATATGAACCGCTCTGATGGATCATCCATGTCTTGGAGCAATGAATTTCATTAATTTAATCTTTCATATTACTTTTCCTATTCTACTCGATTCTATTCATGCAGCATGATAGATCACATCTATGGCATTCCAAATCATTGACCCGCTTTTCATAATGACACTTTTACAATTCCAGCTGCAATCCTCCTGGCATTTCCATCAAAGATGGAGTTGGCCCACTTAAAAGGAGGATGGTCCTCACCAAAGCTGTGATAATAGGATGGCTTCATTCTGTTCTCTGGCTCAATGGTGCACAGCACTTCTGCCCCTTGCAGGCTGGAGTCATCAGGGTGAGACTTCTGGGGAGGAACACGGATGATGTTATAGTTGGAGCCTGGAAGAGAGAAAGCCCATCCACTTGGAACTGTGATTCCAGCAAATCAGCTGCAGATGGATTGGGGAATTAGCTCACCTCTGACAGGTGTgccttgtgttttttaaaaagttatccatTGCTATAAACAATAACTGAGTTTGGGATTTAGGTATGGGCAGCACCTGGCCCATCAACATTTAGAAAGGGAGGCCACTCAGATGATGCATTGTGAGAGCATTCCGCAGCTGCTCCATCTTCGCTCCCGTGCAAAATTCAGGCATATGACTCCATCAGATGCTGCTTCCATTTTCCAGGTCCTCTGATCCAGTTGAAggggctatttttttttaatccattcaattgtgtccgattcttggagactgcctgggcaagtccctgcagttttcttggcaaggtttttcagaagtggcttgccattgcctgcttcctagggctgagagaaagtgactggcccaaggtcacccagctggccttgtgcctcaagcgggactagaactcacgttctcccagtttctagcctggtgccttcaccacaccAGATTGGGTCTCTTGAAGGGGCTATTGCCACTGACCAAAAGCATATGCACCTACTCATCAGAAGAATGCTTATATCATCTTTGAATTGCTTGAGTTCTCTGGATGGGTCTGAAGAGTGCTGGTAAGTAACTCTGTCAGTTTAGAGTGAGAAGCCAAGAAGGGCCTGGGCTGACAGCAATGGAGGCACTCCTCACTGGGGAAGTCAAAATCATACACTGAGTTCAGCATCTAATCCCAGCCACCAAGATGCGAGCCAGAGACTTCTGTTTGTCTCCGAGAACCTGGTCTCACCGTGCTTGCCGTAAGAGTTGCCCATGTTGTACACCGTTCCATCCGGGTCATAGTGTGGGTGGGCTGTGGCTCCATTCACTGCGACGTGTTTTCTCCAATTCACCTGCAAGGGCAAAGGTGGTAAGTCCTCCTTCCTCAGTCTGACACCCTCCAGAGAGAACTGCGGCTCTTGGAACTCTCACACCAGCTGAGCAGCGCAGTCACCGCAACCGGACAGAACCAGCTTGGGAAAGCTGATCTCACCTActgattttgaaacattttccagGGAATCCTAAAACAGCACCAACTTGGGAaaaagcagtacaggtagtcctcacttaacgatcacaattgggactggaattttggttgctaagcaaagcagtcattaagtgaatacaacctcattttacaaccttttttgtggtggttgttaaatgaatcaccatggtcattaagggaaccatgtggtcattaagcaaatcacacggttccccattgattttgcttgctggaagctggctgggaaggtcgaaaatggcgatcatgtgaccatgggatgctgcgatggtcgtaagtgtgaggactggttgcaagtcatttttttcagcaccgtcggaagtccaaaccatcactaaacaaatggttgttaagtgaggactacttgtaccggAACAGTTAATCTCCTTGCTAATTTCCTATTTTGCACAATTTACACCTCTTTTTAAAGTGAGTATTCCCATCTGCTCTATAACATGGTTTGGGTGGCCCTTCTTCTGAAGCTAAAGGCTATTTTGTGTGGTGGCCATGCACAAATAGAATGGGGGCAACTGCACTTTCCCACATGGGTTCCCCAGCAACTGCTCCACAAGGGCATATCTGCCCATGAACCTGGAAGGGACAAAACACCTGTAGAAGATCCCGATTAAATCTGCAGCCTCTCCAGAGCTCCTGGAAAGCTGCTGTCTGTCAGCCCAGATTTAGAAAGCCATGGATGAGATGGTGAAACTGGCTGACCCAAAGCCAGGTTGCCTTCTCCGTTCCTTTACCTTCTCCTTCGTTTCAAGCGTGTCCAGATCCACCTTGTGCATTAGACTGGTCTCTGTGCTGACAAAATAGTCACCTTTGAAGACCACATAATTCACAGAGCAGTTGTCTGTCTCTTCTGCTGTATAAAATTCACCTCATTAGAGTGtcataaattcaataaacaaaacaTTTCTGTTGTCACAAGGTTGCCAGGATTAAAGACTGAAAGTGGCATAATATCTTAAATCTAATCTCTGATTCAGAGTTAAGTGTGCCAGGGATGGAGCTGGAAGACAAACTGAATGTGGGATTTCTGTCACCCCCAACTCTGACCAGGCGTTTTCCCACTTCCCCTACACTTCTTACAAGAGAAACCTGGTGGAGCGTCTTTCAGCGCTTCCCTGGGGGAAAGCATTAACTTCAGACGCAGAATATGAGTGGAACTGATCCAAGAAAGACACTTACCTGACCATTCAAACCTTGACCTGAAGCGCTCAAAAATGGTCTTGCAAGGATCTGGCAAGGCCAAGGTGCCAAATTCAGAGACCATGATCCGATTGTCCTTGCTGTTGGTCAGGTAAGAATTGCTCCTGAGAAACTTGCTGCTATACTTCACCACCCCATCCTCAATTTCAAACTGATGCAGCAGCGCCATGCCATCGAACCAGTGGTTATACCTTCGTTTGGAGAAGATAAATCCAGATTAGAGGAGGAGAAAGCCTTGCGCAAAGCTCACCCTGCCAGTTCCAAGCACCCACTCAGTTTATTAGCTGACAAAAAATGCCCATTTCTGCATGCAACTGCACAGAAGGTGTACAGCAAGTTTTAAAGACTGTAGTTCTTGCGGAAGGCTCATTTTTAAATTGTGAAAAAGGTATCCCTAAAGAAGGCAATGCCCCCTCAAAAAAGTTTATTACTAGATCAACCTTCCTCAAGCCCGTTGTCATTATGTCTCCATTTAGTCAAGTCAATCTGCACTACCATTCAAGGATCACAACTGACTGGTAGAATTACTGAAGAACAGGTATGGACGGGGTTGATAAAGACTGTGGACCGGAAAAAATAATCTGTTAACTTTTTAATCCCCAACAGCAGCATCCAGAGCAATCCGGACAGGCGTACTTATCTGACCCGAACTCGAATTTCCCTGGCCCGTTCCTCAGTAGCTTTCCTTTCAGCCATCTGGGAATCTGCCCTTCAATTTTTGTTGGGATCACTTCAGGTGTTTCTTCTACGGTGGAGAATAACGGCGAGAGGCATTCTAAGCCCTTCCGGTGGCTGAAAGCAACTGGAGGTTTCCGGTGGGATACCAGATTCCTTATAACTGTAGAGGCAAACCAAGCGATTAGCAAAGAGAAAGGAATTAACATCCTGGGTACCATCCTAAAGTTGCCGTTCCATATTATGAGTTAGGTAAACTGTGTGTTGAGGAATTGGctgagtaaaagaaaaaaaaggatgcttCTCATCAGGGTTATTGAGGTAAGGCTTCCCTGAAATATTTACAGAATTAACCGTCTGCTTGTTAAACACGCCCTGTGGAACAGATTTTGGGTTCCGCTAAACCATACTGCGATAAAAAAATGTAATGAGGTCTTAAAACTAGAAAAGCAAAACTTCCTATATATTAATTGAAGCATGCTACAGTATAAGGAGAGAGCTGAAATAAAGGAAACCGAGTAATCCACGTATCAGCAATGCTGGAGATTAATTTTAGATTATGCATTAGGTGCCTGGTGGTGTATCAGGAGACGCGCAGTGGTACATTATGTCCCATCAGCAACCCTGAGAGGGTCTCCAGAGCTTCCTTCCACAGCCTTCCTGCACCCGACCCACAAGAAATTCAGGAAGAGGCTAGTGGCAATCCTCTTTCTTTAGGAGACTGGCCAGAGAGGAAAGAGATGTGCCAAAGGCTGGTCTCTTTCTTCCAACTCAGTAAGAATTCACTTATGAGGTCTATTAAGCTTAAAGAACTAGAAGGGAGTTGAAAgatgcaaaggggaaaaaaggggggagaagAAATTAGCAGTGACTTCAGAAGAGTTAATTTCAGCGGCTCCTGCTGCAGCCCCCTCTTTCTCTCATTCATATGCACACGGAGAAAAAAGTCCCACAGCTCAGATTGCACTCTAATCCAGGTCTCCTTTTCACTGATCCCTGCTCACTCGGACCTCCAGCCAGGGACTTCTAGTCTTGCCTGGCTTTTAGGAGAAAGAGCTCCTATGgaacaaagcaaaagcaaaaaaaaaggcagccaGACAGATCCCTTCTGGTTTTAAAAGCCTACAGGAGAGGAGAGCCTTTCCATTCCTCATTGGTTTCTTGGGGAAGATTCTAGCAGACTTCAGATATCACGGCCCATTttatctgcttgcttgcttgcttatttatttatttgacgaatttatatggccacctgtttctgggcagctaacaaaacaCAAGGATAAAATAACACAGTTTAAAGTCCTAAAAGAACCCAGAATTAAATAAGAATAACAACAACCGAGGGTCCGTGCAAAATATCTCAAAACACAGAAAGGCCATCCACGCCAGGCTCTGCAAACACCCTGGTCCCAGCCAGGTCTTCCGGGAAGCCAACAGGATCGGGGCCATCCAAATCGCAGGGGATGCTGTCCCGGAGAAGGGTggcctcctgggtcccactagtTGACATTGTTTTGTGGAAAAGACCTAGAGCACGCCCACCCtgccagatccattaccaaagcaaaaaTCTGAATGGACGTGTCCAGATTTTCCTTTAGCTCTCCCAATATCTGAAACTCCTGGCGTGGAATTCTGTCTCTGCCCCTTCCTGCCCCATAAATtgcaaatatcataaaaacagattattttcagtatttagaagaaaatgtaaCAACTTCCAGAAATCTTTGAAATATATATTGGTTTGGAGATCCAAACACACAAGCAACTCAAATGATAAGTTTGTGCCAGGGctgaaaattaaaggaaaaaaaaaacattgcttaaTATTGCTTTTTGGAGCACTACTGTGATGAAATATTCCTTTTCTCccctaaaaaaataatacagcccGGCTCTCACACACATTCTTGAAGTAGAGAAAGTTAATGCAATCTACAAGAGAAGAGGTTAATGGTCAAACAGGGTGACGTGACCTGGTCCAGCAGGAGCTCTGCATGTTTTATGACAACTTCAGAGCTAGCGCTGTTCACACAAAGCCCATCCTAAAGCACTCATAAACAACTCTGTCATGTCTTGCCCTCCCTGGTTCTTGCCACTTAGAAGCAAACGGGAGAAAACAGTCAGATCACTGTGGGTAGCAGCTCTGAACACAAAAGAGGCATTCATTCTGGAATCTGTTGTAACAGTTTAGCGTCTGCCAGGCATGGCCTTCTCTGCCTtttctggatggcagcaaagatctcCTCCGAACAGTTTCTGCGCAGGTCTAACCTAGCTCGAGTCTGCTTGGATGAGCTGCGTAACTGTGGACCCTTGAGAGTGGAACAGTGTGAGAGTCCTATCAAGCCTTTTCACGCTAATTCCAGTGGGAAACCAGTTACAGATGCCCTTGGCTGAACCCACATATGCACTCCACCCTAGTAGAGTGCCAAATATCCTCATATTTCCCTACTGGGGAAAGTAGATTAAATATTCAGTTGAGTGTTTCATATTTTGAACAATTTCCTCCATGCATAATCTATCATTCTTGCATAACAATCTGGCTGTGGAGACAACATTCCTGCTTTACGTCTTCATTTCTTGGCTGATTCTGAAAAAACAGATTCCAAAACTGTCCAATCAACAGGGAAGTGGGGGGGAAAAACATCTGAGAGGGAGGCCAAGTGACACTTCCATGTTGTTCCTAAGAAGACTGCATGAATCATCACAATTCCAGCTCAGCTTGAGGACCTCTTTGTCTTCACCTTGTAATCGTCAGTAACAGCCTTCTAACACAAAACTGACCTTTGGTGTAGTGTGTACAACCCCAGTGAGATCTCTGTGGCCGGTCCACTGAATCTTAGCTGGCTCAGACCTTTTCTTAAACTGCCATTAGCAGGAGATTGGAAGAAAACTCTCTTACCTGGGATACGCTGGAGCAAGGACAAAAGGGCAAGAGTCACGTTCTGAAGTAGGAAGCCAGGGAAAGAAAGGATGTGGGAAAGCATTTCCATAATGCTGAGCTCGGAGAAAATGGCAAATCCCAAATAGCCAGAGACTGTGGTGTCAAAGAGGCACAGGGCACTGATGGAATGCACTTTGGCTCAGCACAACATTTCACAATAAAATCCCGCCTCCCCCTTTCAGGACAGAACAAGATTGGGAGAGATAAGGTTGCACAAAACTGGCAGAAACAGTTGGACGGCACAGATCTCTCATGCCTAGCTTGTACAAATCACCTTTTGCCGGGGGAGGAGAAACAGAATTATTGTATACCTAAGCTGAGAGACTTCCCGTGAGCTTGGTTATGAATTAGCAAAATGTCCAAAACGTTGAAGCTCATGATGATTTTTTATGGAAGAGGCTTTTCCTTCCGTTTTTAAAAGTGGACAGCTCGCCCAGATGTAGCCCATCTGCAGGCAAAGGTCTAAAGCTGGGGTGGGAGTCCTGGAGGCTGCAGCCCCTGCATGGTCTTCCCCTTGCCCGCCGCTGCTTTGGCAGCCTTGTGCAACTTCTGCCAGCCTCGTGTCAGCTGCAGCGATAAACTAGAGGGCTGACAGGAAGCCAACTTCAGATGATTGAGACTCCACCTCTATTTGCCTCGAAGTTCACCATGATTTATTCAATTAACTCAGTATTATTGGCCATCTCCTACTCAATTATTAACTAACCACTCAGGCTGGGCTGGGTGTGCCCAGGCACTAGACTCAAGTGCAGCTGGCTAGTTCAGAGTTTGGTGTTAACTTGTAAACAGATGTTCCCCACCAATCCACAGGGTAACAGGTTAAGTTGGCCGGTGAAAGTTCCTGAAGGAAGCCCCCAGCCAGTTGAGTATCTTTGTCTGCTATGCCAAGTCAGTGAGCATCTGTCTTTCCTCCCACGAAAATCAAAGCAGTTCTTAGCTTGCTTCTGATGTGGGTAAAGCATTCCTCAAGGCAAGCAGAGCATGTAAAAATAACGCCTGGGGGAGAAAGCGGTGCTGTTCGAGCTCAACCATCTCCACCTTTACTCTTGCCCAGGGCTCCCTCTCTTCCGGTGCGATAGAGCAGGCCAAGACCAACGGGAGCGAACATTTGGAACCCCTTCCCCaaatcattccttttcttttatccTCTCTGAGCTTTCCCTCACCTCACTGCCTTCTTCTCCATGCTTattacagctaaacctcagaagTGCCAAGCAGGGACATTAATAAGCTAAGAGCAAAACTTGGTTGGTtggatttataccctgccttttggTCAGGAGCCGAAGGCAGCACGCActgcaccccctcctcccagTTTACAAAGCTAAAAGGGTCGTACTCTGAGGAGCCTCTCCTTCAGCAGCCCTCTCGTCTGCTGCACGTGCCAAATGTTGGTAATTAACGTTTCAACCATATTCTTCTTTTACGCACAGACTCTATGGTGACTTCCTGTACACACATCAGTAATACCtgcattgttttttattattcctGTCTTGCCACAGCTCCAAACAAATagttctttaattattttaactagcttgttttattattttacttggtACAACCCATACAGTAGTCTAACTCCTTCAAACTTAATGCGTCCCCTTTTTCTTGCAAGGAAAATTATGAACAAAGTGGTGCTTGGAGGAGGACCAGGCAAATATTAAGCACTGCTTTGGAAGACAGGTTTATATTGGAATAGAAACCCTTTTGCTTTGATCCAAGTTGGGCGTACAAGATTAGAAACTTGGATTCTTGCTCCAAAGCAGCTGAGGGAGCTTCTCACCCGATGTTTCAGCATGGACTACAGGCACCCGTTTAGTGACTACCAtggttagtgaccattcacaaatatgacagtaataGAAAAtccattttctgaccaatgcaccaACACCTGACAGCAAGAGCATTCAGcctgaaactgattaaggtctggtcagtttcaggcagctgAGCCAGTGGCAGGAGAGCTCTAATTAAGGTCatagagctgagcttgttaacctgtagagaaaagcagctcaggaagagatagcttgttcaAGCAAGCAGTCCATCCTGCGTGggggcaaaaaaaggggggaaatgggtcAGGCATAGGACACCGTACAAGAGAATTTTATCTGAATGAGTGCAGCAACCAGCGATCTTCATGTCTCTGTGTCACctgtttgcttagtgaccatttcacttacaGTAACAAGAAAGTCGCTGGAACAGAacatggtcactaaacaaggagggTGTCGTACATTGTgcgaacatttttttttaaaattctacataCAACTCTTCTCTAGTTTGGCGGAAGTGCAGTGAGGAGGTAAGCAGGAAGTAGCAAATTGCCTCAGGGCTCCACAAGATCAATTGATTGATTCATATTGCTAAGATTCATGGACAAATAATTGATGCACTGTCTCTTTACGTGACAGGAGTCTGATACAGGCAGTTCTGTATTGTCACTCCCCAAACTCTCAGAAGCACTTTGTCTGCACTTTTGCAATCTGAAATCctgagaaacagaagagaaaattatTGCCCTACAGCAACAAAAATCCCTCCCACAtcgaaaggagaaaaagaaaaaccgtCTGACCCCCGTATTGTATGGAACTGGGATTGCGGGGCATTTCATAAACACGGCAAGTTACATTTAGAAAAGCAGCAAGAAAAGGGCAGGGGGGAGCCAAGGAGCTGCTGTTGCAGGGCGGGGGGGAGCAGGGGAACCATCAAAACCCACATGGCTAGGCAACACTATCCAGCACCTTTTATCTAAGGTTGTTGTTAGCAGCTGGAGTAACTGTCTCTGCTCTATTAGGGGTGCTTCACTTTTAACAACAGGATAGGAAAGATTTGAAGATAAGGAACTACCAGCTAAACTCTTCTGATCAGATATTCCAGCTTTAAGCTTAATTAATGTCCAGTCCTAACCCACTAACACGTGAAAGCAgattatggaaataaaaatggcagcaaGATTTCAAAGGCAATGAAAAACAAGTCCACTACATTAGAGATGGAAAATATAATGAACAGTTTAATCATAATGCCTATACTATACATATTGTATAAAGCAATTCTCCCATTTCTGAAGATCAGAAATAAAATCATGATTTTATTTTGGGACAAGAAGGTCTATTATGCACAAGCAAAATAAGAACATTATTAGAATTATTTTGCTtcccttctattttattttcatttgctgaCATCACCAAAATTCTAAAATGTgctaaaggaaaaagaacaaaataataaaatataagaacATCACTTTCCAAAACCATTGAGAGAAAACAAATTTTTAGTCTTACATGAAGTTTAGCAAAGTATTAACGTATACAACCCAGCCAAAATTAAAGGTTTATGTGCCAAGATTTCATTGTGACTCAGCCACATAACTTTCTCCTACGGAAATGAAAGGAAGTTAAATGAGGGTAATGTGGTTTGGGTATGTCAAAATAAGTCATGTTCATGGTATTATCTTCCTCACTGGAAATGACCTGCTCTAGATGAAGCACACCAGATTTCTCTCTGTTCtgtcattcaaaaaaaaaaaaaagctgacagGCCTTTCCATAGAAAAACAATCCTATACAACTGTTCTAAACCAGCATCTTAATcacaatttaattaaaactaCTGATGCTCCTTTTAAGTAAAGTTATACTGTTTTGAAATTGTGGGCTACTTTCTGAATCATTAAAAAAGGGAAGTACAAGTATCATGGAAGTCAAAaggactcccccccccaccccatgtgcACAACAGAAACAAGTAAGTGTATGCCTTAATCATTTGCCAGATAATCCCTCTTCATTTTGCAGAGGGCCCGCAATTGCTGCAAAACTGTGCCTTAGATTCTCTCTTTTCAACTTCAAGTGATGTTCTATAGAACAAGCTTCTTTCAGGATTTCTTCCAGCTCCTCTACATATGAAGCATCCATTGCTGCTCTCTCACTTTAttcacaaaaaggaagaaaataaacaccTGTAGTTAAAACTGCTAGATAGAAAACTAACATTTCTATCAATGttttcaattcagttcaattcagttttCAACTTGAATTTCACCATTGCAATGTGCACAGTTAAGAGTACAGGCTGGTTCAGAAGAAATAGACTGAAGAATTTTGGATCCTGCCATGTATTTTAAATCTCAGTTTTTCTAGCTGAAAGCATTTTGTGACAATGTGCAAAGCAAACAGttcatttgtttttgcttttcaatggataaaaatgattaaaacacaATTTTGGAAACATTAGAAACATCAGCAGCTGAATaggttttcaaaaaagaaaatttaaaatgtcaaaaataaaataatttacttgCCTCAAAATATGTGCATACTTTGATAACAGAGCATTGATTTCTTTGCCCATATCTGttaatacaaatatttgtttaattaaaatctGGGTGTAAATGTAAGCAAGAAGAATGGTTGatat
This genomic interval from Candoia aspera isolate rCanAsp1 chromosome 9, rCanAsp1.hap2, whole genome shotgun sequence contains the following:
- the BCO2 gene encoding carotenoid-cleaving dioxygenase, mitochondrial isoform X1; its protein translation is MEMLSHILSFPGFLLQNVTLALLSLLQRIPVIRNLVSHRKPPVAFSHRKGLECLSPLFSTVEETPEVIPTKIEGQIPRWLKGKLLRNGPGKFEFGSDKYNHWFDGMALLHQFEIEDGVVKYSSKFLRSNSYLTNSKDNRIMVSEFGTLALPDPCKTIFERFRSRFEWSEETDNCSVNYVVFKGDYFVSTETSLMHKVDLDTLETKEKVNWRKHVAVNGATAHPHYDPDGTVYNMGNSYGKHGSNYNIIRVPPQKSHPDDSSLQGAEVLCTIEPENRMKPSYYHSFGMSENYVIFIEQPFKINLWKIITAKCFGRSFLEGMGWEPQQNTRFHVVNKHTGQALPLLYHSKPFCFFHQINAFEDQGCIVLDLCCYDDGSVFDIYRLQNLHKAGEALDQTYNLLPKSFPRRFVLPIRVSPKTSVGKNVSPLSYSSAGAVKEADGKIWCTPESLHNEDLQGAGGLEFPQINYAHYCGKKYRYFYGCGFGHIVGDALVKMDTATKEMKIWQEKGMYPSEPVFVPEPHSAAEDSGVILSVVLTPKQNQGSFLLILDAKNFSELGRTEIPVQIPYGFHGSFVPSRNSTG
- the BCO2 gene encoding carotenoid-cleaving dioxygenase, mitochondrial isoform X2, with amino-acid sequence MALLHQFEIEDGVVKYSSKFLRSNSYLTNSKDNRIMVSEFGTLALPDPCKTIFERFRSRFEWSEETDNCSVNYVVFKGDYFVSTETSLMHKVDLDTLETKEKVNWRKHVAVNGATAHPHYDPDGTVYNMGNSYGKHGSNYNIIRVPPQKSHPDDSSLQGAEVLCTIEPENRMKPSYYHSFGMSENYVIFIEQPFKINLWKIITAKCFGRSFLEGMGWEPQQNTRFHVVNKHTGQALPLLYHSKPFCFFHQINAFEDQGCIVLDLCCYDDGSVFDIYRLQNLHKAGEALDQTYNLLPKSFPRRFVLPIRVSPKTSVGKNVSPLSYSSAGAVKEADGKIWCTPESLHNEDLQGAGGLEFPQINYAHYCGKKYRYFYGCGFGHIVGDALVKMDTATKEMKIWQEKGMYPSEPVFVPEPHSAAEDSGVILSVVLTPKQNQGSFLLILDAKNFSELGRTEIPVQIPYGFHGSFVPSRNSTG